In the genome of Methylophaga nitratireducenticrescens, one region contains:
- the fusA gene encoding elongation factor G, with translation MAHIDAGKTTTTERVLFYTGISHKIGEVHDGAATMDWMEQEQERGITITSAATTCFWAGMDQQFPQHRINIIDTPGHVDFTIEVERSLRVLDGAVAVFCAVGGVEPQSETVWRQANKYHVPRLAFVNKMDRQGADFLRVVDQIKKRLGSRPVVMQLPIGAEERFEGVVDLVRMQAIYWNQDDMGVTYDAREIPSDMLSECETYREQLVEAAADANEELMNQYLDTGVLTNEQIKQGIRSLALANEIVPAFCGSAFKNKGVQAVLDAVVEYLPSPTEVPAIKGLVDVEREEYATRQADDKEPFAALAFKIATDTFVGTLTFFRVYSGVLKSGDAVFNPVKGKKERIGRLVQMHANSREEITEVYAGDIAAAIGLKDTTTGETLCHPDHIITLERMEFPEPVISVAIEPRTQADQEKMSIALGKLAKEDPSFRVRTDEESAQTIIAGMGELHLDIIIDRMKREFGVDANVGAPQVAYRETIRKTVEAEGKFVRQSGGRGQYGHVWLRLEPMPSGSGYAFENATIGGTVPKEYISSVDKGIQEQMKNGVIAGYPVEDVKVTLFDGSYHDVDSNEMAFKVAGSMAFRNGAFDASPALLEPIMNIEVVTPEDYMGDVMGDLNRRRGLVNGMDDAPSGKIIKAEVPLAEMFGYATDLRSATQGRATYSMVFAKYSEIPGNVAEAIINKTK, from the coding sequence ATGGCGCATATCGACGCGGGTAAAACCACAACGACAGAGCGCGTGCTGTTTTACACGGGTATTTCACATAAAATTGGTGAGGTTCACGACGGTGCTGCTACTATGGACTGGATGGAACAGGAGCAAGAGCGGGGTATTACTATTACCTCTGCTGCTACTACCTGCTTCTGGGCCGGTATGGATCAACAATTTCCCCAACATCGAATAAATATTATTGATACACCAGGTCACGTTGACTTCACTATCGAAGTCGAACGTTCGCTGCGTGTGCTTGATGGTGCCGTTGCAGTTTTCTGTGCAGTGGGTGGCGTAGAGCCTCAGTCAGAAACTGTCTGGCGTCAAGCAAATAAATATCATGTCCCTCGTCTGGCTTTTGTTAATAAGATGGATCGTCAGGGAGCGGACTTTCTTCGTGTCGTTGACCAAATTAAGAAACGTTTAGGCTCGCGACCTGTTGTTATGCAATTACCTATTGGTGCAGAAGAACGCTTTGAAGGTGTTGTCGACTTGGTGCGTATGCAGGCAATTTATTGGAATCAGGACGACATGGGTGTGACCTATGACGCTCGCGAAATTCCAAGCGATATGCTTTCCGAGTGCGAGACATATCGTGAACAGCTGGTTGAAGCCGCTGCTGATGCAAACGAAGAATTAATGAATCAGTATCTTGATACCGGCGTGCTTACTAACGAACAGATTAAGCAAGGTATTCGATCCCTGGCCCTAGCAAACGAAATCGTTCCGGCTTTTTGTGGATCTGCCTTCAAAAACAAAGGCGTTCAAGCTGTATTGGATGCGGTTGTTGAATATTTACCTTCACCTACCGAAGTACCAGCCATTAAAGGACTGGTCGATGTTGAAAGAGAAGAATACGCAACAAGACAGGCGGATGACAAAGAACCCTTTGCTGCTTTAGCATTTAAAATTGCTACTGATACGTTTGTTGGTACTTTAACTTTTTTCCGTGTTTACTCCGGTGTTTTGAAATCAGGCGATGCCGTTTTTAATCCTGTTAAGGGAAAAAAAGAACGTATTGGTCGTTTGGTTCAAATGCATGCCAACAGTCGAGAAGAGATTACCGAAGTCTATGCCGGTGATATAGCTGCAGCGATCGGACTGAAAGATACAACAACTGGTGAAACGCTTTGCCATCCTGATCATATTATTACACTTGAGCGAATGGAATTTCCTGAGCCCGTTATCTCGGTGGCAATCGAACCTAGAACACAGGCTGATCAGGAAAAAATGTCTATCGCATTAGGTAAGTTGGCCAAAGAAGACCCATCTTTCCGTGTTCGTACGGATGAAGAATCCGCACAAACAATTATTGCCGGAATGGGCGAGCTGCATCTCGACATTATTATCGATCGTATGAAACGCGAATTTGGTGTTGATGCGAATGTCGGCGCGCCTCAAGTTGCTTATAGAGAAACTATCCGTAAAACAGTAGAAGCTGAAGGCAAATTCGTGCGCCAAAGTGGTGGCCGTGGCCAATATGGTCATGTCTGGTTACGTTTGGAACCAATGCCTTCAGGCAGTGGATATGCCTTTGAAAATGCCACGATCGGCGGGACAGTTCCAAAAGAATACATTTCATCTGTAGATAAGGGTATACAAGAGCAGATGAAAAATGGTGTAATAGCCGGCTACCCTGTGGAAGATGTCAAAGTAACTTTGTTTGACGGTTCTTACCATGATGTCGATTCAAATGAGATGGCTTTTAAAGTTGCTGGCTCGATGGCCTTTAGAAACGGTGCATTTGATGCGTCGCCTGCATTACTTGAACCGATAATGAATATTGAAGTGGTTACTCCCGAAGATTATATGGGAGATGTGATGGGTGATTTAAATCGCCGTCGCGGCTTGGTCAACGGTATGGATGATGCGCCAAGCGGAAAAATAATTAAGGCAGAAGTGCCATTAGCAGAAATGTTCGGTTACGCAACAGATTTACGCTCAGCAACACAGGGACGCGCAACGTATTCGATGGTGTTTGCGAAGTACAGTGAAATTCCTGGAAATGTGGCTGAAGCAATCATTAACAAAACGAAATAA
- the rpsC gene encoding 30S ribosomal protein S3 encodes MGQKVHPTGFRLGIIKNWNSIWYADSANFSEMLNNDLKVRNYLKQKLAHASVSKIQIDRPAKNAKITIHTARPGIVIGKKGEDIDKLRREASEIMGIPVNVGVEEIRKPELDATLVAESVAQQLERRIMFRRAMKRAVTNTMRVGAEGIRINVAGRLNGAEIARTEWYREGRVPLHTLRADIDYGTAEAKTTYGIIGVKVWIFKGEVFDAPAQNAPAEK; translated from the coding sequence ATGGGACAAAAGGTTCACCCAACTGGTTTCAGACTTGGTATAATTAAAAATTGGAATTCAATTTGGTATGCAGATTCAGCCAATTTTTCGGAAATGCTGAATAATGATCTGAAGGTACGTAACTATCTTAAGCAGAAACTTGCACATGCTTCTGTGAGCAAGATTCAAATCGACAGACCAGCTAAGAATGCAAAAATTACCATTCATACAGCCCGTCCAGGGATTGTAATTGGTAAGAAAGGTGAAGATATCGACAAACTTCGCCGGGAAGCATCAGAAATCATGGGTATTCCTGTCAATGTTGGCGTTGAAGAGATTCGCAAGCCAGAGCTTGATGCAACCTTGGTTGCAGAAAGTGTTGCGCAACAGCTTGAACGTCGCATTATGTTCCGTCGTGCTATGAAGCGTGCAGTTACTAACACTATGCGTGTTGGTGCTGAAGGTATTCGTATTAATGTTGCTGGTCGCCTCAACGGCGCAGAGATTGCCCGTACCGAATGGTACCGTGAAGGCCGCGTACCTTTGCACACTCTGCGTGCTGATATCGATTATGGTACTGCAGAAGCAAAAACAACCTACGGTATTATCGGTGTTAAGGTTTGGATTTTTAAAGGTGAAGTTTTTGATGCTCCGGCACAAAACGCACCTGCAGAAAAATAA
- the rplD gene encoding 50S ribosomal protein L4: MDLQLQTFNGKKAGNITVSDTFLDREFNESLVHQVVTAYLAGGRAGTHAQKTRSEVSGGGRKPFAQKGSGRARAGTIRSPLWRSGGVTFASKNRDYSQKVNRKMYRNAISVILSELRRKDALVVVDKVELDSPKTKDLLAMTKSLGVDNALIVTENAAGNLALASRNLYNIAATDAAHVNPVALLRFEKVVMSEDSIRKLEESFV, from the coding sequence GTGGATCTTCAGTTACAAACATTCAACGGTAAGAAAGCCGGAAACATCACTGTTTCTGATACCTTTCTTGATCGTGAGTTTAATGAGTCACTTGTGCACCAAGTTGTCACCGCTTATTTAGCGGGTGGACGTGCTGGTACGCACGCACAGAAAACACGCTCGGAAGTGAGCGGTGGCGGTAGAAAACCTTTTGCACAAAAAGGTAGTGGTCGTGCACGTGCTGGTACCATCCGCAGTCCATTATGGCGTAGCGGTGGTGTTACATTCGCATCAAAAAATCGCGATTACAGCCAGAAGGTCAATCGTAAAATGTATCGGAATGCGATATCTGTCATTTTGTCAGAGTTGCGCCGTAAAGATGCATTAGTCGTGGTAGATAAAGTTGAACTCGATTCACCTAAAACAAAAGATTTGTTAGCAATGACTAAATCACTGGGTGTCGACAATGCTTTAATCGTAACCGAAAATGCTGCCGGTAATCTGGCGCTTGCATCTCGTAATCTGTATAACATTGCCGCGACAGATGCTGCTCACGTTAATCCAGTTGCATTATTGCGTTTTGAAAAAGTCGTAATGAGTGAAGACTCAATTCGCAAGCTTGAGGAGTCATTTGTATGA
- the rpsL gene encoding 30S ribosomal protein S12 gives MATINQLVRKPRLKQKKKNNVPALQACPQRRGVCTRVYTTTPKKPNSAMRKVARVRLTNGFEVTSYIGGEGHNLQEHSVVLIRGGRVKDLPGVRYHTVRGALDTSGVSARRQGRSKYGAKRPKG, from the coding sequence ATGGCAACAATTAATCAGTTGGTTCGTAAACCGAGATTGAAGCAAAAGAAAAAGAATAATGTTCCGGCTTTGCAGGCTTGTCCTCAACGTCGTGGTGTTTGCACTCGTGTTTACACAACAACACCTAAGAAACCAAACTCAGCGATGCGTAAAGTCGCTCGTGTGCGTTTAACTAATGGTTTTGAGGTGACTTCATACATTGGTGGTGAAGGTCACAATCTGCAAGAGCATAGCGTTGTATTAATTCGTGGTGGTCGTGTAAAAGATTTGCCTGGTGTGCGTTATCACACTGTGCGTGGTGCTTTGGATACCTCTGGTGTTTCTGCACGTCGTCAAGGCCGCTCTAAATATGGTGCAAAACGTCCTAAAGGTTAA
- the rpsG gene encoding 30S ribosomal protein S7 has protein sequence MPRRRVVAKREVLPDPKYANIGLAKFINVIMKDGKKSVAEKITYGALASVSENKGGNGLEIFQKAIENISPMVEVKSRRVGGATYQVPVEVRAERRVALAMRWLVEAARKRGEKSMGMRLAGELSDAYEGKGTAVKKKEDTHRMAEANKAFSHFRF, from the coding sequence ATGCCAAGAAGAAGGGTTGTTGCTAAGCGAGAAGTTCTGCCAGATCCAAAATATGCAAATATTGGGTTGGCAAAGTTTATTAACGTCATCATGAAAGATGGTAAAAAATCGGTTGCTGAAAAAATCACTTACGGCGCACTGGCTTCAGTGTCCGAAAATAAAGGTGGTAATGGTTTAGAGATTTTCCAGAAAGCAATTGAAAATATCAGTCCTATGGTCGAGGTTAAGTCACGTCGCGTTGGTGGTGCAACTTACCAAGTACCTGTCGAAGTTCGTGCTGAGCGTCGTGTTGCTTTAGCAATGCGTTGGCTGGTAGAAGCCGCACGTAAACGTGGCGAAAAATCAATGGGTATGCGCCTTGCTGGTGAATTGTCTGATGCCTATGAAGGCAAAGGTACTGCCGTCAAGAAGAAAGAAGATACTCATCGTATGGCAGAAGCTAACAAAGCTTTCTCACATTTCAGATTTTAA
- the tuf gene encoding elongation factor Tu: MSKAKFERTKPHVNVGTIGHVDHGKTTLTAAITKVMAEASGGEFKNYADIDNAPEERERGITIATAHVEYETANRHYAHVDCPGHADYVKNMITGAAQMDGAILVVNAADGPMPQTREHILLSRQVGVPYIIVYLNKADMVDDAELIELVEMEVRELLDSYDFPGDDTPIIVGSALKALEGDTSEIGAPSIMRLAEAMDEYFPEPKRAIDGAFLMPIEDVFSISGRGTVVTGRVERGIVKVGDELEIVGIKDTQKTTCTGVEMFRKLLDQGQAGDNVGVLLRGTKREDVDRGQVLAHPGTIKPHTKFEAEVYILSKDEGGRHTPFFNGYRPQFYFRTTDVTGACELPSGVEMVMPGDNVKMDVTLINPIAMEEGLRFAIREGGRTVGAGVVSKIVE; the protein is encoded by the coding sequence ATGTCCAAGGCAAAATTTGAACGTACAAAACCCCACGTAAACGTGGGCACCATAGGTCACGTTGACCATGGTAAAACGACACTGACAGCTGCGATTACCAAAGTAATGGCAGAAGCATCAGGTGGCGAATTCAAAAATTACGCGGATATTGATAACGCACCGGAAGAAAGAGAGCGCGGCATCACGATTGCGACAGCGCACGTAGAATACGAAACAGCGAATCGTCATTACGCCCACGTAGACTGCCCAGGCCATGCTGACTATGTCAAAAACATGATCACGGGTGCAGCACAGATGGATGGTGCGATTCTGGTGGTTAACGCAGCAGACGGCCCGATGCCACAAACACGTGAACACATTCTGTTGTCACGTCAGGTTGGCGTTCCATACATCATTGTTTACCTGAACAAAGCAGACATGGTTGATGATGCTGAGCTGATTGAACTGGTAGAAATGGAAGTACGTGAATTATTGGATTCATATGACTTCCCAGGTGATGACACCCCAATTATTGTTGGTTCAGCACTGAAAGCATTGGAAGGCGATACCAGCGAAATTGGTGCTCCTTCAATTATGCGTCTGGCTGAAGCGATGGACGAATACTTCCCAGAGCCGAAACGAGCGATTGATGGTGCATTCTTAATGCCTATCGAAGACGTTTTCTCTATCTCTGGTCGTGGTACGGTTGTAACCGGTCGTGTAGAGCGTGGTATTGTCAAAGTTGGCGACGAACTCGAAATCGTTGGTATCAAAGACACGCAGAAAACTACCTGTACAGGTGTTGAAATGTTCCGCAAACTGCTGGACCAAGGTCAGGCAGGGGACAACGTTGGTGTGTTGTTACGCGGTACCAAACGTGAAGACGTTGACCGTGGACAGGTACTGGCGCACCCGGGCACTATCAAGCCCCATACAAAATTTGAAGCGGAAGTGTACATTTTGTCGAAAGACGAAGGTGGCCGTCACACACCATTTTTCAATGGTTACCGTCCACAGTTTTATTTCCGTACAACCGACGTCACAGGTGCCTGTGAATTACCCTCTGGTGTAGAAATGGTTATGCCTGGTGATAACGTCAAGATGGACGTAACTTTAATCAATCCGATTGCGATGGAAGAAGGTTTACGTTTTGCTATTCGTGAAGGCGGCCGCACCGTTGGTGCTGGCGTCGTCAGTAAAATCGTTGAGTAA
- the rplW gene encoding 50S ribosomal protein L23, with translation MNTERLSKIILGPVVAEKASRVAEDHNQVVLKVLPNANKAEIKKAVESLFDVKVAAVSTANVKGKVKRVGRSFGKRSDWKKAYVTLADGADLNFLGE, from the coding sequence ATGAATACAGAGCGCTTAAGCAAAATCATTCTTGGCCCAGTGGTTGCTGAAAAAGCATCACGTGTTGCCGAAGATCATAATCAGGTAGTACTGAAAGTATTACCTAACGCCAACAAAGCTGAAATCAAAAAAGCTGTAGAAAGTCTTTTTGATGTGAAAGTTGCTGCTGTATCAACAGCCAATGTTAAAGGCAAAGTCAAACGTGTAGGCCGTAGTTTCGGTAAACGCAGTGACTGGAAAAAAGCCTATGTGACATTAGCTGATGGTGCTGATCTCAACTTCCTTGGCGAATAA
- the rpsJ gene encoding 30S ribosomal protein S10, producing the protein MAATQTIRIRLKSFDHRLIDQSAKEIVETAKRTGARINGPIPLPTKKERFTVLISPHVNKDAREQYEIRTHKRLMDIVEPTDKTVDALMKLDLAAGVDVQIKLN; encoded by the coding sequence ATGGCAGCAACCCAAACTATTAGAATTAGGCTGAAATCATTTGATCATCGTTTGATTGATCAATCAGCTAAGGAAATCGTTGAAACAGCAAAACGTACTGGGGCTCGTATCAATGGACCAATTCCATTGCCGACCAAAAAAGAACGTTTCACTGTGCTGATTTCACCACATGTAAACAAAGATGCACGTGAACAGTACGAAATCCGTACGCACAAGCGTCTTATGGATATTGTTGAGCCAACTGATAAAACAGTTGATGCTCTGATGAAGCTGGATCTCGCCGCTGGCGTTGATGTCCAGATTAAGTTGAACTAA
- the rplV gene encoding 50S ribosomal protein L22, protein MATKAKLSYARISAQKVRLVADQIRGLPVERAINILAFSPKKAADLMKGVLDSAIANAEHNDGADIDELYVSAVMVDDGPTMKRMSPRAKGRGNRILKRTSHITVVVDEK, encoded by the coding sequence ATGGCTACAAAAGCTAAACTCAGCTATGCACGCATTTCAGCACAAAAAGTGCGTTTGGTAGCGGATCAAATCAGAGGTTTACCCGTTGAACGTGCTATCAACATTCTAGCCTTCAGCCCTAAAAAAGCTGCTGATTTAATGAAAGGCGTTTTGGATTCAGCGATTGCAAATGCTGAACACAACGATGGTGCTGACATCGATGAATTATACGTCTCGGCCGTAATGGTTGATGACGGTCCGACTATGAAGCGTATGTCACCTCGTGCTAAAGGCCGTGGTAATCGCATTCTTAAACGTACAAGCCACATCACTGTGGTTGTAGACGAAAAGTAA
- the rplC gene encoding 50S ribosomal protein L3, translating to MTIGLIGRKRGMTRIFSEDGVSTPVTVIEVEPNRISQMKSVDTDGYNAIQVTVGERKASRVTKPQAGHFAKAQAAAGRKVCEFRVDSHDDLAVGAEIKVDIFEAGQKIDVSGLTKGKGFAGVVKRYGFRGGDATHGNSLSHRAPGSIGQCQTPGRVFKGKKMAGHMGDKKRTLQNLSVVRVDAERNLILVKGSVPGATGSNVVVCPAVKA from the coding sequence ATGACTATCGGACTCATCGGACGTAAACGTGGTATGACACGCATCTTTTCTGAAGATGGTGTTTCAACTCCGGTTACTGTTATTGAGGTAGAACCAAACCGTATCAGTCAGATGAAATCTGTCGATACAGATGGCTACAACGCGATTCAAGTCACAGTGGGAGAGCGTAAAGCTTCACGTGTGACCAAGCCGCAGGCAGGACATTTTGCCAAGGCTCAGGCAGCAGCAGGCCGTAAAGTTTGTGAGTTCCGTGTGGATTCGCATGACGATCTTGCCGTTGGTGCTGAAATTAAAGTAGATATTTTTGAAGCTGGTCAGAAGATTGATGTTTCAGGTCTGACAAAAGGTAAAGGTTTTGCTGGTGTTGTTAAGCGTTACGGTTTCCGTGGCGGTGATGCAACACACGGTAACTCTTTGTCACATAGAGCGCCGGGTTCAATTGGTCAATGTCAAACTCCTGGACGTGTGTTCAAGGGTAAAAAAATGGCTGGCCATATGGGTGATAAAAAACGCACGTTGCAAAATCTTTCTGTTGTCAGAGTGGATGCGGAACGGAACCTGATTTTGGTCAAAGGCTCAGTGCCAGGTGCGACCGGCAGTAATGTCGTTGTCTGCCCAGCTGTGAAAGCCTAA
- the rpsS gene encoding 30S ribosomal protein S19: protein MPRSIKKGPFIDHHLEKKVLEARDASNKRPIKTWSRRSMISPDMIGLTLAVHNGKQHVPVFVTEDMVGHKLGEFSPTRTFKGHAADKKSKR from the coding sequence ATGCCGCGTTCAATTAAAAAAGGTCCATTTATTGACCATCACCTTGAAAAGAAGGTCTTGGAAGCGAGAGATGCAAGTAACAAACGTCCGATCAAAACTTGGTCACGTCGTTCTATGATCTCCCCGGATATGATTGGTCTCACACTGGCTGTTCACAATGGTAAACAGCATGTACCTGTGTTTGTCACAGAAGATATGGTAGGGCATAAGTTGGGTGAGTTTTCACCAACGCGCACCTTTAAAGGTCATGCCGCTGATAAGAAATCTAAGCGATAA
- the rplB gene encoding 50S ribosomal protein L2 — protein sequence MALKKAKPTSAGRRFVVQVSTPDLYKGAPYAPLVEKKTKNGGRNNAGRITVRHQGGGHKQRYRVVDFKRNKDGIPAVVERVEYDPNRTAHIALLNYADGEKRYIIAPKGITAGDRLESGDNAAIRAGNTLKFSAIPLGSTVHCVELKPGKGAQIARSAGSSVQYVARENGYATIRLRSGETRKVPLDCKATMGEVGNGEHSLRSLGKAGAKRWRGVRPTVRGVVMNPVDHPHGGGEGRTSGGRHPVTPWGVPTKGYKTRKNKRTDNMIVRRRNRK from the coding sequence ATGGCATTAAAAAAGGCTAAACCTACATCAGCAGGTCGCAGATTTGTGGTGCAGGTCAGTACTCCAGATCTGTACAAAGGTGCACCTTATGCACCTTTGGTAGAGAAAAAGACTAAAAATGGTGGACGTAACAACGCCGGTCGTATTACTGTCCGCCATCAAGGTGGTGGTCATAAACAACGCTACCGTGTAGTTGATTTCAAACGCAACAAAGATGGAATTCCAGCTGTTGTTGAGCGTGTTGAATACGATCCAAACCGTACAGCGCATATTGCTCTGTTGAATTATGCGGATGGTGAAAAGCGTTACATTATTGCTCCTAAAGGTATTACTGCAGGTGATCGTCTGGAATCAGGTGATAACGCAGCAATACGTGCTGGTAATACGTTAAAGTTTTCAGCTATTCCATTAGGTAGTACTGTTCATTGTGTTGAATTGAAACCTGGCAAAGGCGCTCAGATAGCTCGTAGTGCTGGTAGCAGTGTTCAATATGTCGCACGTGAAAATGGTTACGCGACTATTCGTCTGCGTAGCGGAGAAACACGCAAGGTACCTCTTGATTGTAAAGCAACAATGGGTGAAGTCGGTAACGGCGAACATTCATTACGTTCATTGGGTAAAGCGGGTGCTAAACGCTGGCGTGGTGTTCGACCAACCGTTCGCGGTGTGGTTATGAACCCGGTAGACCATCCTCATGGTGGTGGTGAAGGCCGCACATCAGGTGGTCGTCATCCTGTTACACCATGGGGTGTGCCGACTAAAGGCTACAAGACTCGTAAGAATAAACGTACGGATAATATGATCGTACGTCGTCGTAATCGTAAATAA